In one Gadus morhua chromosome 7, gadMor3.0, whole genome shotgun sequence genomic region, the following are encoded:
- the sh3pxd2b gene encoding SH3 and PX domain-containing protein 2B isoform X2 encodes MPRRTVQEVTVQDVQKRRNPNKHYVYIIKVLWSDGSTETIYRRYSKFFDLQMELLDKFPVEGGQKDPKRRIIPFLPGKILFRRSHIRDVAMKRLRPINEYCMALTQLPVYISQCEEVRVFFETRPEDLNPPKEEPIGKKKSGDTSSTDLLLLDQYVAVTDYEKQESSEIGLHVGQVVEVIEKNESGWWFVSTDDAQGWVPATCLEAQDDPDDFSLPGDEVPRRFWSLPRTLRRRTLGDLSSAGCGPEEKYSVVYPYAARDQDEIDLEKGMVVEVIQRNLEGWWKIRYQGREGWAPASYLTKVDMQAQKQSAGGAANASTSDLEGASRQNQLNNGAKDPQKEPKLSPFSEGSKLKMGLRQRPPPRRDLTIPRGANLPKPPVPPQVEEEFYTIADFQTTIPDGISFQAGLKVEVIEKNSSGWWYIQIEDKEGWAPITFIDKYKKTSSALRPNFLAPLPNEMEKLRLEDGNAAAAAAAASAASAPEDSWSKPLPDEPGAATAEAFARPKLRDWKSGGSKGSSALFSEPLPPAPSAPPLEEKPALPPRRESINKGLEAEPPERPKAELCKPLPPKPPAPGALGGPKPPAPPALLALGGPKVPPPFRQERPAEPKKEDKNKALHLKNEMGLECGHKISAKEVKKFNLKPVPKQPPKPRAEPPEENPEPAGPALFMKPKPGVRPKPVPSAKPEAPAENRLDITNLRSKLRPAKPAEPGAPEAGSHPAPGPPPPSSSHPSPPLGPAPKHFPSPALLNNGKHADEPRLPPKQLNGHAHESSPPPAKPGPPPHKEQPQRPPALAPRRPPPPKKTDPSSPTETPRTPPHFPKEAPEAPKPELPPQSRPPPPKPKAFVLPPPPREREEPKAFVLPPPPREREEPKAFMLPPPPREREEPKANKMPIPPKPQLKTKKPAPPRDKLPPLVREAGRDQLYLAVADFEGDEQTAGFKVGTVFEVMEKNGSGWWFCKNAGEEHEGWIPSNYLSKKP; translated from the exons ATGGAGTTGTTGGATAAATTCCCGGTGGAAGGGGGCCAGAAAGACCCCAAGCGGAGAATCATTCCTTTCCTTCCAG GAAAGATTCTGTTTCGGAGGAGCCATATCAGAGATGTCGCCATGAAGCGTCTGCGGCCCATCAACGAGTACTGCATG GCCCTCACCCAGCTGCCCGTGTACATCTCGCAGTGTGAGGAGGTCAGGGTGTTCTTCGAGACCAGACCTGAAGACCTCAACCCACCCAAGga GGAACCCATTGGAAAGAAGAAATCAG GGGACACAAGCTCCACAGACCTGCTGCTCCTGGACCAGTACGTGGCTGTCACGGACTACGAGAAGCAGGAGAGCTCGGAGATCGGCCTGCACGTGGGCCAGGTGGTGGAGGTCATCGAGAAGAACGAGTCCG GCTGGTGGTTCGTGAGCACCGACGACGCCCAGGGCTGGGTCCCCGCCACCTGCCTGGAGGCCCAGGACGACCCCGACGACTTCTCCCTGCCGGGGGACGAAG TGCCTCGGAGGTTCTGGTCTTTGCCCCGGACCCTGCGCCGCAGAACCCTCGGGGATCTGTCCAGCGCAGGCTGCGGGCCAG AGGAGAAGTACTCTGTGGTGTACCCCTACGCGGCCCGGGACCAGGATGAGATAGACCTGGAGAAGggcatggtggtggaggtgatccAGAGGAACCTGGAGGGCTGGTGGAAGATCAG GTATCAGGGCCGCGAGGGCTGGGCCCCGGCCTCCTACCTGACCAAGGTGGACATGCAGGCCCAGAAGCAgtcagcagggggcgctgccaATGCCAGCACCAGCGACCTGGAGGGAGCGTCTAGACAGAACCAGCTGAACAACGGGGCTAAAGACCCCCAGAAGGAGCCCAAGCTGTCCCCCTTCTCCGAGGGCAGCAAGCTGA AAATGGGTTTGCGACAGAGACCTCCGCCACGCAGAGACCTCACCATC CCGCGTGGGGCCAACCTGCCCAAGCCCCCCGTCCCGCCCCAGGTGGAAGAGGAGTTCTACACCATCGCCGACTTCCAGACCACCATCCCCGACGGCATCAGCTTCCAGGCCGGCCTCAAAGTGGAG gTCATCGAGAAGAACTCCAGCGGCTGGTGGTACATCCAGATCGAGGACAAGGAGGGCTGGGCCCCCATCACCTTCATCGACAAGTACAAGAAGACCAGCAGCGCCCTGCGGCCCAACTTCCTGGCGCCGCTCCCCAACGAGATGGAGAAGCTGAGGCTGGAGGACGggaacgccgccgccgccgccgccgccgcctcggccGCCTCGGCCCCGGAGGACAGCTGGTCCAAGCCTCTCCCGGACGAGCCCGGCGCCGCCACCGCTGAGGCCTTCGCCAGGCCCAAGCTGAGGGATTGGAAGTCCGGCGGCAGCAAGGGCTCCTCGGCGCTCTTCTCggagcccctccccccggcGCCCTCCGCCCCCCCGCTGGAGGAGAAGCCGGCGCTGCCCCCCCGCCGGGAGTCCATCAACAAGGGCTTGGAGGCGGAGCCGCCCGAGAGGCCCAAGGCCGAGCTCTGTAAGCCCCTCCCGCCCAAGCCCCCGGCCCCCGgtgccctggggggccccaagccccctgccccgccggccctgctggccctggggggccccaaggtgcccccccccttccggcaGGAGAGACCCGCGGAGCCCAAGAAGGAGGACAAGAACAAGGCCCTGCACCTGAAGAACGAGATGGGGCTGGAGTGCGGCCACAAGATCTCCGCCAAGGAGGTGAAGAAGTTCAACCTGAAGCCCGTCCCCAAGCAGCCCCCCAAGCCGCGGGCCGAGCCCCCCGAGGAGAACCCCGAACCCGCCGGACCCGCGCTCTTCATGAAGCCCAAGCCCGGGGTCCGGCCCAAACCGGTCCCGTCCGCCAAGCCCGAGGCCCCGGCGGAGAACCGGCTGGACATCACCAACCTGCGGAGCAAGCTGAGGCCCGCAAAGCCCGcggagcccggggcccccgaggCCGGAAGCCacccggcccccggccccccgccgcccAGCAGCTCCCACCCGAGCCCCCctctgggccccgcccccaagCACTTCCCCAGCCCCGCCCTCCTGAACAACGGCAAACACGCCGACGAGCCCCGGCTGCCGCCCAAGCAGCTCAACGGCCACGCCCACGAGAGCTCCCCCCCGCCCGCCAAGCCGGGCCCGCCTCCCCACAAGGAGCAGCCCCAGAGGCCTCCCGCCCTGGCCCCCCGGAGGCCGCCGCCCCCCAAGAAGACGGACCCGTCCAGCCCGACCgagacccccaggacccccccgcACTTCCCCAAGGAGGCCCCGGAGGCCCCCAAGCCCGAGCTGCCTCCGCAAAGCAGACCCCCGCCTCCAAAGCCAAAGGCCTTCGTGCTCCCGCCTCCgcccagggagagggaggagcctaAGGCCTTCGTGCTCCCGCCCCCgcccagggagagggaggagcctaAGGCCTTTATGCTCCCGCCTCCacccagggagagggaggagcctaAGGCGAACAAGATGCCCATCCCCCCCAAGCCTCAGCTGAAGACCAAGAAGCCGGCGCCGCCCAGAGACAAGCTGCCGCCCCTGGTCAGGGAGGCGGGCCGCGACCAGCTGTACCTGGCCGTGGCCGACTTCGAGGGCGACGAGCAGACGGCCGGCTTCAAGGTGGGCACCGTGTTCGAGGTGATGGAGAAGAACGGCAGCGGATGGTGGTTCTGTAAAAACGCCGGCGAGGAACACGAGGGCTGGATCCCTTCAAACTACCTGAGCAAGAAGCCCTAG
- the sh3pxd2b gene encoding SH3 and PX domain-containing protein 2B isoform X1 encodes MPRRTVQEVTVQDVQKRRNPNKHYVYIIKVLWSDGSTETIYRRYSKFFDLQMELLDKFPVEGGQKDPKRRIIPFLPGKILFRRSHIRDVAMKRLRPINEYCMALTQLPVYISQCEEVRVFFETRPEDLNPPKEEPIGKKKSGLVARASSFLKRGDTSSTDLLLLDQYVAVTDYEKQESSEIGLHVGQVVEVIEKNESGWWFVSTDDAQGWVPATCLEAQDDPDDFSLPGDEVPRRFWSLPRTLRRRTLGDLSSAGCGPEEKYSVVYPYAARDQDEIDLEKGMVVEVIQRNLEGWWKIRYQGREGWAPASYLTKVDMQAQKQSAGGAANASTSDLEGASRQNQLNNGAKDPQKEPKLSPFSEGSKLKMGLRQRPPPRRDLTIPRGANLPKPPVPPQVEEEFYTIADFQTTIPDGISFQAGLKVEVIEKNSSGWWYIQIEDKEGWAPITFIDKYKKTSSALRPNFLAPLPNEMEKLRLEDGNAAAAAAAASAASAPEDSWSKPLPDEPGAATAEAFARPKLRDWKSGGSKGSSALFSEPLPPAPSAPPLEEKPALPPRRESINKGLEAEPPERPKAELCKPLPPKPPAPGALGGPKPPAPPALLALGGPKVPPPFRQERPAEPKKEDKNKALHLKNEMGLECGHKISAKEVKKFNLKPVPKQPPKPRAEPPEENPEPAGPALFMKPKPGVRPKPVPSAKPEAPAENRLDITNLRSKLRPAKPAEPGAPEAGSHPAPGPPPPSSSHPSPPLGPAPKHFPSPALLNNGKHADEPRLPPKQLNGHAHESSPPPAKPGPPPHKEQPQRPPALAPRRPPPPKKTDPSSPTETPRTPPHFPKEAPEAPKPELPPQSRPPPPKPKAFVLPPPPREREEPKAFVLPPPPREREEPKAFMLPPPPREREEPKANKMPIPPKPQLKTKKPAPPRDKLPPLVREAGRDQLYLAVADFEGDEQTAGFKVGTVFEVMEKNGSGWWFCKNAGEEHEGWIPSNYLSKKP; translated from the exons ATGGAGTTGTTGGATAAATTCCCGGTGGAAGGGGGCCAGAAAGACCCCAAGCGGAGAATCATTCCTTTCCTTCCAG GAAAGATTCTGTTTCGGAGGAGCCATATCAGAGATGTCGCCATGAAGCGTCTGCGGCCCATCAACGAGTACTGCATG GCCCTCACCCAGCTGCCCGTGTACATCTCGCAGTGTGAGGAGGTCAGGGTGTTCTTCGAGACCAGACCTGAAGACCTCAACCCACCCAAGga GGAACCCATTGGAAAGAAGAAATCAG GGCTTGTGGCGAGAGCGTCTTCTTTCCTAAAGCGAG GGGACACAAGCTCCACAGACCTGCTGCTCCTGGACCAGTACGTGGCTGTCACGGACTACGAGAAGCAGGAGAGCTCGGAGATCGGCCTGCACGTGGGCCAGGTGGTGGAGGTCATCGAGAAGAACGAGTCCG GCTGGTGGTTCGTGAGCACCGACGACGCCCAGGGCTGGGTCCCCGCCACCTGCCTGGAGGCCCAGGACGACCCCGACGACTTCTCCCTGCCGGGGGACGAAG TGCCTCGGAGGTTCTGGTCTTTGCCCCGGACCCTGCGCCGCAGAACCCTCGGGGATCTGTCCAGCGCAGGCTGCGGGCCAG AGGAGAAGTACTCTGTGGTGTACCCCTACGCGGCCCGGGACCAGGATGAGATAGACCTGGAGAAGggcatggtggtggaggtgatccAGAGGAACCTGGAGGGCTGGTGGAAGATCAG GTATCAGGGCCGCGAGGGCTGGGCCCCGGCCTCCTACCTGACCAAGGTGGACATGCAGGCCCAGAAGCAgtcagcagggggcgctgccaATGCCAGCACCAGCGACCTGGAGGGAGCGTCTAGACAGAACCAGCTGAACAACGGGGCTAAAGACCCCCAGAAGGAGCCCAAGCTGTCCCCCTTCTCCGAGGGCAGCAAGCTGA AAATGGGTTTGCGACAGAGACCTCCGCCACGCAGAGACCTCACCATC CCGCGTGGGGCCAACCTGCCCAAGCCCCCCGTCCCGCCCCAGGTGGAAGAGGAGTTCTACACCATCGCCGACTTCCAGACCACCATCCCCGACGGCATCAGCTTCCAGGCCGGCCTCAAAGTGGAG gTCATCGAGAAGAACTCCAGCGGCTGGTGGTACATCCAGATCGAGGACAAGGAGGGCTGGGCCCCCATCACCTTCATCGACAAGTACAAGAAGACCAGCAGCGCCCTGCGGCCCAACTTCCTGGCGCCGCTCCCCAACGAGATGGAGAAGCTGAGGCTGGAGGACGggaacgccgccgccgccgccgccgccgcctcggccGCCTCGGCCCCGGAGGACAGCTGGTCCAAGCCTCTCCCGGACGAGCCCGGCGCCGCCACCGCTGAGGCCTTCGCCAGGCCCAAGCTGAGGGATTGGAAGTCCGGCGGCAGCAAGGGCTCCTCGGCGCTCTTCTCggagcccctccccccggcGCCCTCCGCCCCCCCGCTGGAGGAGAAGCCGGCGCTGCCCCCCCGCCGGGAGTCCATCAACAAGGGCTTGGAGGCGGAGCCGCCCGAGAGGCCCAAGGCCGAGCTCTGTAAGCCCCTCCCGCCCAAGCCCCCGGCCCCCGgtgccctggggggccccaagccccctgccccgccggccctgctggccctggggggccccaaggtgcccccccccttccggcaGGAGAGACCCGCGGAGCCCAAGAAGGAGGACAAGAACAAGGCCCTGCACCTGAAGAACGAGATGGGGCTGGAGTGCGGCCACAAGATCTCCGCCAAGGAGGTGAAGAAGTTCAACCTGAAGCCCGTCCCCAAGCAGCCCCCCAAGCCGCGGGCCGAGCCCCCCGAGGAGAACCCCGAACCCGCCGGACCCGCGCTCTTCATGAAGCCCAAGCCCGGGGTCCGGCCCAAACCGGTCCCGTCCGCCAAGCCCGAGGCCCCGGCGGAGAACCGGCTGGACATCACCAACCTGCGGAGCAAGCTGAGGCCCGCAAAGCCCGcggagcccggggcccccgaggCCGGAAGCCacccggcccccggccccccgccgcccAGCAGCTCCCACCCGAGCCCCCctctgggccccgcccccaagCACTTCCCCAGCCCCGCCCTCCTGAACAACGGCAAACACGCCGACGAGCCCCGGCTGCCGCCCAAGCAGCTCAACGGCCACGCCCACGAGAGCTCCCCCCCGCCCGCCAAGCCGGGCCCGCCTCCCCACAAGGAGCAGCCCCAGAGGCCTCCCGCCCTGGCCCCCCGGAGGCCGCCGCCCCCCAAGAAGACGGACCCGTCCAGCCCGACCgagacccccaggacccccccgcACTTCCCCAAGGAGGCCCCGGAGGCCCCCAAGCCCGAGCTGCCTCCGCAAAGCAGACCCCCGCCTCCAAAGCCAAAGGCCTTCGTGCTCCCGCCTCCgcccagggagagggaggagcctaAGGCCTTCGTGCTCCCGCCCCCgcccagggagagggaggagcctaAGGCCTTTATGCTCCCGCCTCCacccagggagagggaggagcctaAGGCGAACAAGATGCCCATCCCCCCCAAGCCTCAGCTGAAGACCAAGAAGCCGGCGCCGCCCAGAGACAAGCTGCCGCCCCTGGTCAGGGAGGCGGGCCGCGACCAGCTGTACCTGGCCGTGGCCGACTTCGAGGGCGACGAGCAGACGGCCGGCTTCAAGGTGGGCACCGTGTTCGAGGTGATGGAGAAGAACGGCAGCGGATGGTGGTTCTGTAAAAACGCCGGCGAGGAACACGAGGGCTGGATCCCTTCAAACTACCTGAGCAAGAAGCCCTAG
- the sh3pxd2b gene encoding SH3 and PX domain-containing protein 2B isoform X3 yields the protein MPRRTVQEVTVQDVQKRRNPNKHYVYIIKVLWSDGSTETIYRRYSKFFDLQMELLDKFPVEGGQKDPKRRIIPFLPGKILFRRSHIRDVAMKRLRPINEYCMALTQLPVYISQCEEVRVFFETRPEDLNPPKEEPIGKKKSGLVARASSFLKRGDTSSTDLLLLDQYVAVTDYEKQESSEIGLHVGQVVEVIEKNESGWWFVSTDDAQGWVPATCLEAQDDPDDFSLPGDEEEKYSVVYPYAARDQDEIDLEKGMVVEVIQRNLEGWWKIRYQGREGWAPASYLTKVDMQAQKQSAGGAANASTSDLEGASRQNQLNNGAKDPQKEPKLSPFSEGSKLKMGLRQRPPPRRDLTIPRGANLPKPPVPPQVEEEFYTIADFQTTIPDGISFQAGLKVEVIEKNSSGWWYIQIEDKEGWAPITFIDKYKKTSSALRPNFLAPLPNEMEKLRLEDGNAAAAAAAASAASAPEDSWSKPLPDEPGAATAEAFARPKLRDWKSGGSKGSSALFSEPLPPAPSAPPLEEKPALPPRRESINKGLEAEPPERPKAELCKPLPPKPPAPGALGGPKPPAPPALLALGGPKVPPPFRQERPAEPKKEDKNKALHLKNEMGLECGHKISAKEVKKFNLKPVPKQPPKPRAEPPEENPEPAGPALFMKPKPGVRPKPVPSAKPEAPAENRLDITNLRSKLRPAKPAEPGAPEAGSHPAPGPPPPSSSHPSPPLGPAPKHFPSPALLNNGKHADEPRLPPKQLNGHAHESSPPPAKPGPPPHKEQPQRPPALAPRRPPPPKKTDPSSPTETPRTPPHFPKEAPEAPKPELPPQSRPPPPKPKAFVLPPPPREREEPKAFVLPPPPREREEPKAFMLPPPPREREEPKANKMPIPPKPQLKTKKPAPPRDKLPPLVREAGRDQLYLAVADFEGDEQTAGFKVGTVFEVMEKNGSGWWFCKNAGEEHEGWIPSNYLSKKP from the exons ATGGAGTTGTTGGATAAATTCCCGGTGGAAGGGGGCCAGAAAGACCCCAAGCGGAGAATCATTCCTTTCCTTCCAG GAAAGATTCTGTTTCGGAGGAGCCATATCAGAGATGTCGCCATGAAGCGTCTGCGGCCCATCAACGAGTACTGCATG GCCCTCACCCAGCTGCCCGTGTACATCTCGCAGTGTGAGGAGGTCAGGGTGTTCTTCGAGACCAGACCTGAAGACCTCAACCCACCCAAGga GGAACCCATTGGAAAGAAGAAATCAG GGCTTGTGGCGAGAGCGTCTTCTTTCCTAAAGCGAG GGGACACAAGCTCCACAGACCTGCTGCTCCTGGACCAGTACGTGGCTGTCACGGACTACGAGAAGCAGGAGAGCTCGGAGATCGGCCTGCACGTGGGCCAGGTGGTGGAGGTCATCGAGAAGAACGAGTCCG GCTGGTGGTTCGTGAGCACCGACGACGCCCAGGGCTGGGTCCCCGCCACCTGCCTGGAGGCCCAGGACGACCCCGACGACTTCTCCCTGCCGGGGGACGAAG AGGAGAAGTACTCTGTGGTGTACCCCTACGCGGCCCGGGACCAGGATGAGATAGACCTGGAGAAGggcatggtggtggaggtgatccAGAGGAACCTGGAGGGCTGGTGGAAGATCAG GTATCAGGGCCGCGAGGGCTGGGCCCCGGCCTCCTACCTGACCAAGGTGGACATGCAGGCCCAGAAGCAgtcagcagggggcgctgccaATGCCAGCACCAGCGACCTGGAGGGAGCGTCTAGACAGAACCAGCTGAACAACGGGGCTAAAGACCCCCAGAAGGAGCCCAAGCTGTCCCCCTTCTCCGAGGGCAGCAAGCTGA AAATGGGTTTGCGACAGAGACCTCCGCCACGCAGAGACCTCACCATC CCGCGTGGGGCCAACCTGCCCAAGCCCCCCGTCCCGCCCCAGGTGGAAGAGGAGTTCTACACCATCGCCGACTTCCAGACCACCATCCCCGACGGCATCAGCTTCCAGGCCGGCCTCAAAGTGGAG gTCATCGAGAAGAACTCCAGCGGCTGGTGGTACATCCAGATCGAGGACAAGGAGGGCTGGGCCCCCATCACCTTCATCGACAAGTACAAGAAGACCAGCAGCGCCCTGCGGCCCAACTTCCTGGCGCCGCTCCCCAACGAGATGGAGAAGCTGAGGCTGGAGGACGggaacgccgccgccgccgccgccgccgcctcggccGCCTCGGCCCCGGAGGACAGCTGGTCCAAGCCTCTCCCGGACGAGCCCGGCGCCGCCACCGCTGAGGCCTTCGCCAGGCCCAAGCTGAGGGATTGGAAGTCCGGCGGCAGCAAGGGCTCCTCGGCGCTCTTCTCggagcccctccccccggcGCCCTCCGCCCCCCCGCTGGAGGAGAAGCCGGCGCTGCCCCCCCGCCGGGAGTCCATCAACAAGGGCTTGGAGGCGGAGCCGCCCGAGAGGCCCAAGGCCGAGCTCTGTAAGCCCCTCCCGCCCAAGCCCCCGGCCCCCGgtgccctggggggccccaagccccctgccccgccggccctgctggccctggggggccccaaggtgcccccccccttccggcaGGAGAGACCCGCGGAGCCCAAGAAGGAGGACAAGAACAAGGCCCTGCACCTGAAGAACGAGATGGGGCTGGAGTGCGGCCACAAGATCTCCGCCAAGGAGGTGAAGAAGTTCAACCTGAAGCCCGTCCCCAAGCAGCCCCCCAAGCCGCGGGCCGAGCCCCCCGAGGAGAACCCCGAACCCGCCGGACCCGCGCTCTTCATGAAGCCCAAGCCCGGGGTCCGGCCCAAACCGGTCCCGTCCGCCAAGCCCGAGGCCCCGGCGGAGAACCGGCTGGACATCACCAACCTGCGGAGCAAGCTGAGGCCCGCAAAGCCCGcggagcccggggcccccgaggCCGGAAGCCacccggcccccggccccccgccgcccAGCAGCTCCCACCCGAGCCCCCctctgggccccgcccccaagCACTTCCCCAGCCCCGCCCTCCTGAACAACGGCAAACACGCCGACGAGCCCCGGCTGCCGCCCAAGCAGCTCAACGGCCACGCCCACGAGAGCTCCCCCCCGCCCGCCAAGCCGGGCCCGCCTCCCCACAAGGAGCAGCCCCAGAGGCCTCCCGCCCTGGCCCCCCGGAGGCCGCCGCCCCCCAAGAAGACGGACCCGTCCAGCCCGACCgagacccccaggacccccccgcACTTCCCCAAGGAGGCCCCGGAGGCCCCCAAGCCCGAGCTGCCTCCGCAAAGCAGACCCCCGCCTCCAAAGCCAAAGGCCTTCGTGCTCCCGCCTCCgcccagggagagggaggagcctaAGGCCTTCGTGCTCCCGCCCCCgcccagggagagggaggagcctaAGGCCTTTATGCTCCCGCCTCCacccagggagagggaggagcctaAGGCGAACAAGATGCCCATCCCCCCCAAGCCTCAGCTGAAGACCAAGAAGCCGGCGCCGCCCAGAGACAAGCTGCCGCCCCTGGTCAGGGAGGCGGGCCGCGACCAGCTGTACCTGGCCGTGGCCGACTTCGAGGGCGACGAGCAGACGGCCGGCTTCAAGGTGGGCACCGTGTTCGAGGTGATGGAGAAGAACGGCAGCGGATGGTGGTTCTGTAAAAACGCCGGCGAGGAACACGAGGGCTGGATCCCTTCAAACTACCTGAGCAAGAAGCCCTAG